In Streptomyces violaceusniger Tu 4113, one DNA window encodes the following:
- a CDS encoding flavodoxin family protein, with amino-acid sequence MSDISIVIASHSGYGHTAQIATAVADGARSIAGTHVHRVDVASLSDADWELMDAADAIIFGTPTYMGTASGAFHAFAEASSKRWMTRAWSDKLAAGFTNSGSMSGDKLHTLQYLSLLAAQHGMLWVSLNLLPGWNTTTSSPQDDNRLGFYLGAGAQSFNDTPAVHDADLNTARHLGRRVAEHTRIHRAGLAAATH; translated from the coding sequence ATGTCCGATATCTCGATCGTCATCGCGTCGCACTCCGGCTACGGCCACACCGCGCAGATCGCCACGGCCGTGGCCGACGGCGCGCGCTCCATCGCCGGGACGCACGTCCACCGTGTGGACGTCGCCTCCCTCAGCGACGCCGATTGGGAACTGATGGACGCCGCGGACGCCATCATCTTCGGCACCCCCACCTACATGGGCACCGCGTCGGGGGCGTTCCACGCCTTCGCCGAGGCCAGCAGCAAGCGGTGGATGACCCGCGCCTGGAGCGACAAGCTCGCGGCGGGATTCACCAACTCCGGCTCCATGAGCGGCGACAAGCTGCACACCCTGCAGTACCTCTCGCTCCTGGCGGCCCAGCACGGAATGCTCTGGGTCAGCCTGAACCTCCTGCCGGGCTGGAACACCACCACATCCAGCCCCCAGGACGACAACCGCCTCGGCTTCTACCTCGGCGCAGGCGCACAAAGCTTCAACGACACCCCCGCGGTCCACGACGCAGACCTGAACACCGCTCGCCACCTTGGCCGACGCGTCGCCGAGCACACCCGCATCCACCGTGCCGGACTGGCCGCCGCAACGCACTGA
- a CDS encoding TetR/AcrR family transcriptional regulator: MNEGRRAARRQVLQVAAKLLEEGGSEAVSTRAVAAAAGITAPALYRMFDDKDGLLAELAAYGFEMYLAEKREALALTPDDPVADLYRGWDLHVDFGVQHPAFYMLMYGTVQPGRRPPAADEAHALLVRLLGRAADAGRLRVPVEQATRVIHAATTGATLALIGEESSERDLTTSTRLRDTVIASITTDSPASSGSDLASRALALDAALGTALTTGPPAAGAGLPLRDTETALLREWLQMLAG, from the coding sequence ATGAACGAGGGACGACGCGCCGCACGGCGCCAGGTGCTGCAGGTGGCCGCCAAGCTTTTGGAGGAGGGTGGCAGCGAGGCGGTCTCCACACGCGCTGTCGCCGCAGCCGCGGGCATCACGGCCCCCGCGCTGTACCGGATGTTCGACGACAAGGACGGACTCCTGGCCGAGCTGGCCGCCTACGGGTTCGAGATGTACCTGGCCGAGAAACGGGAGGCACTGGCGCTGACCCCCGACGACCCGGTGGCAGACCTCTACCGCGGCTGGGACCTGCACGTCGACTTCGGAGTGCAGCACCCCGCGTTCTACATGCTCATGTACGGCACTGTGCAGCCCGGGCGGCGGCCCCCGGCCGCGGACGAGGCGCACGCCCTGCTGGTGAGACTGCTGGGCCGGGCGGCCGACGCCGGGCGCCTTCGGGTTCCGGTGGAGCAGGCGACCCGCGTGATCCACGCGGCGACAACGGGTGCCACGCTGGCGCTGATCGGCGAAGAGTCCTCGGAGCGGGACCTGACGACTTCGACACGGCTGCGGGACACCGTCATCGCCTCGATCACCACGGACTCGCCCGCCTCATCCGGGTCGGACCTGGCCTCGCGCGCACTCGCCCTTGATGCCGCACTTGGAACCGCGCTCACCACCGGGCCCCCGGCTGCGGGCGCCGGGCTACCTCTGCGAGACACGGAGACGGCTCTGCTGCGCGAATGGCTGCAGATGCTGGCAGGCTGA
- a CDS encoding RNA-guided endonuclease InsQ/TnpB family protein, with protein sequence MAQQVKRAFKYRFYPTDEQAAELSRTFGCVRLVYNKALEERTRAWYGEQRRISYVQSSAALTEWKKTGELAFLAEVSSVPLQQALRHLQTAFGNFFAQRAKYPRYTSRKTSRASAEYTRSAFTWREGRLTLAKTAGPLDIRWSRPLPEGAEPTTVTVSRDAAGRWFVSLLVEDTITPAPATSAAVGIDAGVTSLVTLSTGEKIANPRHERRDRKRLAKAQRELSRKAKGSANREKARRRVAKVHARIADRRRDFLHKLTTRLVRENQTVVIEDLTVRNLLKNGRLARAISDAAWTDLRMMLEYKCAWYGRELVTVDRWFPSSKLCGNCGTVREKLPLNVREWTCECGTVHDRDVNAARNILAAGLAVSACGDGVRPQRESSRTGRSSVKQEPQRATAGIPRL encoded by the coding sequence ATGGCGCAGCAGGTCAAGCGGGCGTTCAAGTACCGCTTTTACCCGACGGACGAGCAGGCGGCTGAGCTGTCGCGCACGTTCGGCTGTGTCCGCCTCGTGTACAACAAGGCGTTGGAGGAGCGCACGCGGGCCTGGTACGGCGAGCAGCGCCGCATCTCCTACGTGCAGTCCTCCGCCGCGCTGACGGAGTGGAAGAAGACCGGGGAACTGGCCTTCCTGGCGGAGGTGTCCTCGGTCCCGCTCCAGCAGGCTCTGCGCCATCTTCAGACGGCGTTCGGGAACTTCTTCGCCCAGCGGGCCAAGTACCCGCGGTACACGTCGCGGAAGACGTCGCGGGCGTCGGCCGAGTACACCCGCAGTGCCTTCACGTGGCGCGAGGGGCGCCTGACGCTGGCGAAGACGGCCGGGCCGCTGGACATCCGCTGGTCGCGTCCCCTCCCGGAGGGTGCCGAGCCCACGACGGTGACGGTGTCCCGCGACGCCGCCGGGCGCTGGTTCGTCTCCCTGCTCGTCGAGGACACCATCACCCCGGCCCCCGCCACCAGTGCGGCGGTGGGTATCGACGCCGGGGTCACCTCCCTGGTGACCCTGTCCACCGGGGAGAAGATCGCCAACCCCCGGCACGAACGGCGCGACCGTAAGCGGCTCGCGAAGGCGCAGCGGGAGCTGTCCCGCAAGGCGAAGGGCTCGGCGAACCGGGAGAAGGCCCGCCGCCGCGTCGCCAAGGTGCACGCGCGCATCGCTGACCGGCGCCGGGACTTCCTGCACAAGCTGACCACTCGGCTCGTCCGTGAGAACCAAACGGTCGTGATCGAGGACCTCACCGTCCGTAACCTGCTGAAGAACGGCCGCCTCGCGCGCGCCATCTCGGACGCGGCCTGGACGGACCTGCGCATGATGCTGGAGTACAAGTGCGCCTGGTACGGGCGCGAACTCGTCACGGTCGACCGCTGGTTCCCGTCCAGCAAGCTGTGTGGTAACTGTGGCACGGTCCGCGAGAAGCTGCCGCTGAACGTCCGTGAGTGGACGTGCGAGTGCGGCACTGTGCATGACCGCGATGTGAACGCGGCGCGCAATATCCTGGCCGCCGGGCTGGCGGTGTCTGCCTGTGGAGACGGTGTGAGACCTCAACGGGAGTCCTCCCGGACGGGGCGGTCCTCGGTGAAGCAGGAACCCCAGCGGGCAACCGCTGGAATCCCCCGCCTTTAG
- a CDS encoding AraC family transcriptional regulator has protein sequence MSSHEFVRAGAGLGHGLGGMVVTAVGYRSEGIPPTLHRGLPSPYLTLIFSLESPVVGGVTPEQARGPGASRTEIVVGGLHQRPAYIAQGGSEAGVQLAVHPLAARTLLGLPAGALTSELVTSGAEVLGKRAAEVRERLCEQRSWEDRFATLGTYLRERAAAGEDGAPVRSEVAEAWAWLARHRGAGTLTGLAEHVALSPRRLTSVFRAETGLSPKQAARLMRFQHARNTVVRSVAVGRAPDLARAAAECGYFDHSHLVRDFRQYTGVSPTAWLAEECRNIQAGGQLYGEE, from the coding sequence ATGAGCAGCCACGAGTTCGTGCGGGCCGGGGCCGGGCTCGGGCATGGGCTCGGGGGGATGGTGGTGACCGCCGTCGGCTATCGGTCCGAGGGGATACCGCCGACGCTGCACCGGGGGCTGCCCTCCCCCTACCTGACGCTGATCTTCTCCCTGGAGAGCCCCGTCGTCGGCGGCGTCACGCCCGAGCAGGCGCGGGGGCCCGGCGCCTCGCGGACCGAGATCGTCGTCGGCGGTCTGCACCAGCGGCCCGCGTATATCGCCCAGGGCGGAAGCGAGGCCGGAGTGCAGCTCGCGGTGCATCCGCTGGCGGCGCGCACGCTGCTGGGGCTCCCGGCCGGGGCGCTCACCTCCGAGCTGGTCACCTCCGGGGCGGAGGTGCTGGGCAAGCGGGCCGCCGAGGTGCGGGAGCGGCTCTGCGAGCAGCGGTCGTGGGAGGACCGGTTCGCCACGCTGGGCACGTATCTGCGGGAGCGCGCGGCGGCGGGCGAGGACGGGGCGCCGGTGCGCAGCGAGGTCGCCGAGGCGTGGGCGTGGCTGGCCCGGCATCGGGGGGCCGGGACGCTGACGGGCCTGGCCGAGCATGTGGCGCTCAGCCCGCGCCGGCTGACCAGCGTGTTCCGGGCCGAGACGGGGCTGAGCCCCAAGCAGGCGGCGCGGCTGATGCGCTTCCAGCACGCCAGAAACACGGTGGTGCGGTCCGTGGCGGTGGGCCGGGCGCCGGATCTGGCCCGGGCGGCCGCCGAGTGCGGCTACTTCGACCACTCCCACCTGGTGCGCGACTTCCGTCAGTACACCGGGGTGAGCCCGACCGCCTGGTTGGCCGAAGAGTGCCGGAATATCCAAGCCGGTGGGCAGCTCTACGGCGAAGAGTAG
- a CDS encoding VOC family protein: protein MNTAPNQQQEQQKQPKQPRDPAVWPTLQAHDAIALIDFLVDTVGFLRTAVYQDEDRVAHAQLDWPEGGGIMLGSYDPATKSWCLEPGTFGAYVVTEHVDALYERLTAAGVRVLRPIEDQPYGSREFAIADPEGNKWSFGTYRGEPRPAE, encoded by the coding sequence ATGAACACCGCGCCGAACCAGCAGCAAGAGCAGCAGAAGCAGCCGAAGCAGCCGCGTGATCCGGCCGTCTGGCCCACGCTCCAGGCCCATGACGCCATCGCCCTGATCGACTTCCTGGTCGACACGGTCGGCTTCCTGCGCACGGCCGTCTACCAGGACGAAGACCGCGTCGCCCATGCCCAGCTCGACTGGCCCGAGGGCGGCGGCATCATGCTCGGCTCGTACGACCCGGCCACCAAGAGCTGGTGCCTGGAGCCGGGCACCTTCGGGGCGTACGTCGTCACCGAGCACGTCGACGCGCTGTACGAACGGCTCACGGCGGCCGGTGTGCGGGTGCTCCGGCCGATCGAGGACCAGCCGTACGGCAGCCGTGAGTTCGCCATCGCCGACCCGGAGGGCAACAAGTGGTCCTTCGGCACCTACCGGGGCGAGCCCCGGCCCGCCGAGTGA
- a CDS encoding type III PLP-dependent enzyme yields MITPAVRTLATELTGDDLPAYVYDLTALRAHARAVRDALPPGLELYYAAKANPAPAVLQALASHITGYEVASGGEVEHVRAAVPGAPLAFGGPGKTEGELRRALTLGVERFHVESEQELRLLAGAAEDAGIPDVDVLLRVNLPVAGDELGGAALAMGGRPSPFGLDPEAVERCLPLFAEASPGGGPLRLSGGGGPLRLRGIHAHLASGLDAPAQVAVAAAIADWAAKLSERHGLGLTEVNVGGGMGVDYAHPDRRFDWAAYGQGMADLALRHPGLTLRIEPGRALTVYCGWYVTEVLDIKHSGGEAFAVVRGGTHHLRTPATKQHDQPFQVLPMDAGDAGDAGDTGDTGDTWTRPWARPAVRAEPVTLVGQLCTPKDVLASRVPVAEVRVGDRVAFAMAGAYAWNISHHDFLMHPRPGFHYLEE; encoded by the coding sequence TTGATCACCCCTGCCGTCCGTACCCTCGCCACGGAGCTGACCGGCGACGACCTTCCCGCCTACGTCTACGACCTGACCGCGCTCCGCGCGCACGCGCGGGCTGTGCGGGACGCGCTGCCGCCGGGCCTCGAGCTGTACTACGCCGCGAAGGCCAACCCGGCGCCCGCCGTCCTCCAGGCCCTCGCGTCCCACATCACCGGCTACGAGGTGGCCTCCGGCGGTGAGGTGGAGCACGTCCGGGCGGCCGTGCCCGGGGCGCCGCTGGCCTTCGGCGGGCCGGGCAAGACCGAGGGGGAGCTGCGGCGGGCGCTGACGCTGGGCGTGGAGCGGTTCCATGTGGAGAGCGAGCAGGAACTGCGGCTGCTGGCCGGGGCGGCGGAGGACGCGGGCATCCCGGACGTGGACGTCCTCCTGCGCGTCAATCTCCCGGTGGCCGGTGACGAGCTGGGCGGCGCGGCGCTCGCCATGGGCGGCCGCCCCAGCCCCTTCGGCCTCGACCCCGAGGCCGTGGAGCGTTGCCTTCCGCTGTTCGCCGAAGCGAGCCCGGGCGGCGGCCCGCTCCGGCTGTCGGGCGGCGGCGGCCCCCTCCGGCTGCGTGGCATCCATGCCCATCTCGCCAGCGGCCTCGACGCCCCCGCCCAGGTCGCCGTGGCCGCCGCGATCGCCGACTGGGCGGCGAAGCTGTCCGAACGCCACGGCCTGGGCCTCACCGAGGTGAACGTCGGCGGCGGGATGGGCGTGGACTACGCCCATCCCGACCGCCGCTTCGACTGGGCCGCCTACGGCCAGGGCATGGCGGACCTCGCCCTCCGCCACCCCGGCCTGACCCTGCGGATCGAGCCCGGCCGGGCGCTGACCGTCTACTGCGGCTGGTACGTCACCGAGGTGCTGGACATCAAGCACAGCGGTGGCGAGGCGTTCGCGGTGGTGCGCGGCGGCACCCACCACCTCCGCACCCCCGCCACCAAACAGCACGACCAGCCCTTCCAGGTGCTCCCCATGGACGCCGGGGACGCCGGGGACGCCGGGGACACCGGGGACACCGGGGACACCTGGACCCGGCCCTGGGCGCGCCCGGCCGTACGGGCGGAGCCGGTCACGCTGGTCGGCCAGCTCTGCACCCCCAAGGACGTCCTGGCCAGCCGGGTCCCGGTCGCGGAGGTACGGGTGGGGGACCGCGTGGCCTTCGCGATGGCGGGTGCGTACGCGTGGAACATCTCGCACCACGACTTCCTGATGCACCCCCGTCCGGGCTTCCACTACCTGGAGGAATGA
- a CDS encoding IucA/IucC family protein: MPMTSSPAATVASADHATAHTLLNCLLREVSGPEHQTVVADGWLRLRLPRCGVLLRVGLRRTSLIGAHRFTGPVSEQREGGWTEVSWRELAERIRRELQLRTGVHNDEFLDQVASSHAGMTAALAALEGREALEDRDTPPVSGGVEDPYLASEQSLLFGHRFHPTPKARTGSADSWARFAPEAGARFPLHHLAVREEYVREEYVREEYVREEYLREEYLREECVREEYAGQEYVRDESARPGPLAALDRQGAVPDGYRLLPAHPWQYAMLREHRLLRAAIARGDVLDLGPGGAEFAPTASVRTLYDGRDFLKFSLNVRITNCLRKNADYELSGAVALTRLLEPVAADLAARFPGCELLREPAYRTLDLGGDQQLIESFGVIVREGLAARLRPGLTALLAAAVADEYPTSGAQISRLLPEVGPDRLAAWWQAYLNLLVPPVLAAYFDHGVVLEPHLQNVVIGVDPADGTPRQVLFRDLEGTKLVPERHAAALAALPEAVARPLTYERERGWDRVVYCLLVNHIAEMVAALADRCPRLEPALWSAVRRVLCERSAAHDHPPALRALVAGVPLPAKANLLTRWARRADRHAGYVRIASPLASALLSEAAHVSEAAHVSEAAHVLAAAHVSEEAHVIHQPGSSR; encoded by the coding sequence ATGCCCATGACCTCCTCGCCCGCCGCGACCGTGGCCTCCGCCGACCACGCCACCGCCCACACCCTGCTCAACTGTCTGCTCCGCGAGGTGTCGGGGCCGGAGCATCAGACCGTCGTGGCCGATGGGTGGCTACGGCTGAGGCTGCCGCGCTGCGGGGTGCTGTTGCGCGTCGGGCTGCGGCGCACCTCCCTCATCGGGGCGCACCGCTTCACCGGGCCGGTCAGCGAGCAGCGCGAGGGCGGCTGGACCGAGGTGTCCTGGCGTGAGCTGGCCGAGCGCATCCGCCGGGAGCTGCAACTGCGCACGGGGGTGCACAACGATGAGTTCCTGGACCAGGTCGCCTCCAGCCACGCGGGCATGACGGCGGCCCTGGCGGCACTGGAGGGCCGGGAAGCTCTGGAGGACCGGGACACACCACCCGTGAGCGGCGGCGTCGAGGATCCCTATCTCGCCTCCGAGCAGTCCCTGCTCTTCGGCCATCGCTTCCACCCCACCCCCAAGGCCCGCACCGGCAGCGCCGACTCCTGGGCGCGGTTCGCCCCCGAGGCCGGGGCGCGCTTCCCGCTGCACCACCTCGCCGTCCGCGAGGAGTACGTCCGCGAGGAGTACGTCCGCGAGGAGTACGTCCGCGAGGAGTACCTCCGCGAGGAGTACCTCCGCGAGGAGTGCGTCCGCGAGGAGTACGCCGGCCAGGAGTACGTCCGTGACGAGTCCGCGCGTCCCGGACCCCTCGCCGCGCTCGACCGGCAAGGCGCCGTCCCCGACGGCTACCGGCTGCTGCCCGCCCACCCCTGGCAGTACGCGATGTTGCGCGAGCACCGTCTCCTGCGGGCGGCCATCGCCCGGGGCGACGTGCTGGACCTCGGGCCCGGCGGCGCGGAGTTCGCGCCGACCGCGTCGGTCCGTACGCTCTACGACGGCCGGGACTTCCTCAAGTTCAGCCTCAACGTGCGGATCACCAACTGCCTGCGCAAGAACGCCGACTACGAGCTGTCCGGCGCCGTCGCCCTGACCCGTCTCCTGGAGCCGGTCGCCGCCGATCTCGCCGCCCGCTTCCCCGGCTGTGAGCTGCTGCGCGAACCCGCCTACCGGACGCTTGACCTCGGCGGCGACCAGCAGCTCATCGAGAGCTTCGGGGTGATCGTCCGCGAGGGGCTGGCCGCCCGGCTGCGGCCGGGGCTGACCGCGCTGCTCGCGGCGGCCGTCGCCGATGAGTACCCCACCAGCGGCGCCCAGATCTCCCGCCTCCTCCCCGAGGTCGGCCCCGACCGGCTCGCCGCGTGGTGGCAGGCGTATCTCAACCTTCTCGTACCGCCCGTGCTGGCCGCCTACTTCGACCACGGCGTGGTCCTGGAACCCCACCTCCAGAACGTCGTCATCGGCGTCGACCCCGCCGACGGCACCCCCCGGCAGGTGCTCTTCCGCGATCTGGAGGGCACCAAGCTGGTGCCCGAGCGCCACGCCGCCGCGCTCGCCGCGCTGCCCGAGGCGGTGGCCCGCCCGCTGACGTACGAGCGCGAGCGCGGCTGGGACCGGGTGGTGTACTGCCTGCTGGTCAACCACATCGCCGAGATGGTGGCCGCCCTCGCCGACCGCTGTCCGCGTCTGGAGCCCGCGCTGTGGTCGGCCGTCCGCCGGGTGCTGTGCGAGCGTTCGGCGGCCCATGACCACCCGCCCGCCCTGCGCGCCCTCGTGGCGGGCGTGCCGCTGCCCGCCAAGGCCAACCTCCTGACCCGCTGGGCTCGTCGGGCCGACCGCCACGCGGGCTATGTCCGTATCGCCAGCCCGCTCGCCTCCGCCCTGCTGTCCGAGGCGGCGCATGTGTCCGAGGCAGCGCACGTGTCCGAGGCGGCGCATGTGTTGGCAGCGGCCCATGTGTCCGAAGAAGCCCACGTCATCCACCAGCCCGGGAGCAGCCGTTGA